A region of Flavobacterium indicum GPTSA100-9 = DSM 17447 DNA encodes the following proteins:
- a CDS encoding DUF294 nucleotidyltransferase-like domain-containing protein — translation MKNTFAENIVDFLKQHDPFKNIDYSDLLDIASQSEIIYLEKNKRLFKVNDELHTNFYIVNSGIIHLTKIIDAQETLITKCYSGSIFGLRPFFAKNNYALNSIANEDAIIYAIPIALFKPILSKYASVLDYFLEHFSDQSKSTGENYQNLKSISEINSDSETTDFSYFQELEYDKNPLLVPLTTTISTVAKKMVDGNKSYAIVTNNARITGLITDSDFRRKIAFGFINLDADITTIMQTKFTIVDSSISVAEAQLLLLKNDTAFLCVTEDGSDNSRIKGIISERDIIKSQSNNPGVLIDEIRNSRDFEELKYVHSKYLFIIQNSFTKNIPIFHINNTAGEILHSIIHQCIKLSIEQHGTPPARFVWLALGSQGRKEQLVLSDQDNMIVYEDVGPEKHRDVKFYFVQLAKTVIQKMESLGYKPCPNEHLASNIKWCKSMSDFTSIYTNWIKSPGENMSDFSGIFFDFEYIYGENKIKDSLEIAIYQSLRNNKLFFDYIGNQLLKTPQPLSFFKKFNLDENGSTKDLFNLKLKGIQFFVDAARIFALSHNLKGINNTYLRFKQMAITDLKNKELYLDFAENYLELQRFRAQEGILNDNDGSYLNTSKMSKIDKEELKKALQTIDEIVRLIKEKYQLTRFS, via the coding sequence ATGAAGAATACTTTTGCAGAAAATATAGTTGACTTCTTAAAACAACATGACCCTTTTAAAAATATAGATTATTCAGATTTATTAGATATTGCTTCTCAATCTGAAATTATATATCTAGAAAAAAATAAAAGATTATTTAAGGTTAATGATGAATTGCATACTAATTTTTATATAGTTAATTCAGGTATAATTCATTTAACAAAAATTATAGATGCTCAAGAAACATTAATCACTAAATGTTATTCTGGTTCTATTTTTGGTTTGCGTCCCTTTTTTGCAAAAAATAATTATGCCTTAAACTCCATAGCAAACGAAGACGCGATTATTTATGCTATTCCTATTGCATTATTTAAACCAATATTATCTAAGTATGCTTCCGTTTTAGATTATTTTTTAGAACATTTTTCAGATCAATCAAAATCGACTGGCGAAAATTATCAAAATTTAAAATCTATTTCTGAAATTAATTCAGATTCAGAAACTACGGATTTCTCCTATTTTCAAGAATTAGAATATGATAAAAATCCATTATTAGTACCATTAACAACCACTATTTCAACAGTTGCCAAAAAAATGGTTGATGGTAATAAATCGTATGCTATTGTAACTAATAATGCCCGAATTACAGGATTAATTACAGATAGTGATTTTAGAAGAAAAATTGCTTTTGGTTTTATCAATTTAGATGCTGATATTACTACTATAATGCAAACTAAATTCACAATTGTTGATTCTTCAATTTCAGTTGCAGAAGCTCAATTATTATTATTAAAAAACGATACTGCTTTTCTTTGTGTAACTGAGGATGGTTCCGACAATTCAAGAATTAAAGGTATAATTTCTGAACGCGACATTATAAAATCGCAATCCAATAATCCTGGAGTTTTAATTGATGAAATTAGAAATTCAAGAGATTTTGAAGAATTAAAATATGTTCACTCCAAGTATTTGTTCATCATTCAAAATTCGTTCACAAAAAATATTCCTATTTTCCATATTAATAATACAGCAGGTGAAATTTTACATTCCATAATTCATCAATGTATAAAATTATCTATAGAGCAACACGGTACACCTCCTGCCCGTTTTGTTTGGCTTGCATTAGGAAGTCAAGGTAGAAAAGAGCAATTGGTTCTTAGCGATCAAGATAATATGATTGTATATGAAGATGTGGGGCCAGAAAAACATAGAGATGTTAAATTTTATTTTGTTCAATTGGCAAAAACGGTGATTCAAAAGATGGAATCATTAGGGTACAAACCGTGTCCAAATGAACATTTAGCGAGTAATATAAAATGGTGTAAATCAATGTCAGATTTTACAAGTATTTATACCAATTGGATAAAATCACCAGGAGAAAATATGTCCGATTTTAGTGGAATATTTTTTGATTTTGAATACATTTATGGTGAAAATAAAATAAAAGATAGCTTAGAAATTGCTATCTATCAAAGTTTGAGAAATAATAAATTGTTTTTTGATTACATTGGCAATCAATTATTGAAAACACCACAACCATTGTCTTTCTTTAAAAAGTTCAATTTAGATGAAAATGGTAGTACCAAAGACTTATTTAATTTAAAATTAAAAGGCATTCAGTTTTTTGTTGATGCTGCGCGAATTTTTGCTTTAAGTCATAATTTAAAAGGAATCAATAATACCTATTTACGATTTAAACAAATGGCAATAACTGATCTAAAAAATAAGGAATTATATTTAGATTTTGCCGAAAATTATCTTGAATTACAACGTTTTAGAGCACAAGAAGGAATATTGAATGATAATGATGGTTCTTATTTAAATACTTCTAAAATGAGTAAAATAGATAAAGAAGAATTAAAGAAAGCATTGCAAACAATTGATGAAATTGTTCGTTTAATAAAAGAAAAATATCAATTAACAAGATTTTCATAA
- the hisIE gene encoding bifunctional phosphoribosyl-AMP cyclohydrolase/phosphoribosyl-ATP diphosphatase HisIE, whose product MNIDFTKNTNGLIPAIIQDVETKNVLMLGYMNQEAFDTTLSTNKVTFFSRTKNRLWTKGEESGNFLNLVSFALDCDNDTLLIQVKPVGPTCHKGTATCWNQNNSQNYGFITKLENTIRERKELSELSSDLRQNNNSYVVSLFEKGINKIAQKVGEEAVEVVIEAKDSNDDLFLSESADLLFHYLILLQAKGYQLNDVVNVLKNREK is encoded by the coding sequence ATGAATATAGATTTTACTAAAAATACGAATGGATTAATTCCTGCCATCATTCAAGATGTTGAAACTAAAAATGTCTTGATGTTGGGATACATGAATCAAGAAGCATTTGATACAACACTTTCAACCAATAAAGTTACATTTTTTAGCAGAACTAAAAACCGATTATGGACAAAAGGTGAGGAAAGTGGTAACTTTTTAAACCTAGTTTCTTTTGCTTTGGATTGTGATAATGATACGTTATTAATTCAAGTTAAGCCTGTCGGACCAACATGTCACAAAGGAACAGCTACGTGTTGGAACCAAAACAATAGTCAAAATTACGGATTCATCACAAAATTAGAAAATACGATTCGTGAACGTAAGGAACTTTCGGAATTAAGTTCTGACCTACGTCAGAATAACAATAGTTATGTAGTTTCTTTGTTTGAAAAAGGCATTAATAAAATTGCTCAAAAAGTGGGTGAAGAAGCAGTAGAAGTAGTTATTGAAGCTAAAGATTCTAATGATGATTTGTTTTTGTCTGAAAGTGCTGATTTGTTGTTTCACTATTTAATATTATTACAAGCCAAAGGCTATCAATTGAATGATGTGGTGAATGTATTGAAAAATAGAGAAAAGTAA
- a CDS encoding dipeptide epimerase, translated as MQVKLHHYNLKLKDNFKISRLSFDVKPSLIVELISDGFSGYGEATENAYYHLDTFQIAEDILINKAFIESQIGLKPEEFWTNLQPLFKDNLFALCALDEAYHDLYTKKLGVKLYEYWKLQPKNLPLTNYTIGIAEIPKMIEKMRAMPWPLYKIKLGTADDIEIIKALRKETNAIFRVDANCGWTVEETIENSKIFKDLGVEFIEQPLKADDWEGCKDVMKHSVLPIIADESCIEEEDVVKCFNHFHGVNIKLMKCGGLTPGLRMIKKAKELGLKTMVGCMTESTVGISAIAHLLPLLDFVDMDGALLLEKDIATGVSIDFGKTIYSNENGTGAKLMCQ; from the coding sequence ATGCAAGTAAAACTTCATCATTACAACTTAAAGTTAAAAGACAATTTTAAAATCTCACGATTGTCTTTTGATGTCAAACCGTCTTTAATTGTTGAACTAATTAGTGATGGATTTTCGGGTTATGGTGAAGCGACTGAAAATGCTTATTATCATTTAGATACGTTTCAAATTGCGGAAGATATTCTCATAAATAAAGCGTTTATTGAATCACAGATAGGTTTGAAACCAGAAGAATTTTGGACTAATTTACAACCACTATTTAAAGATAATCTTTTTGCTTTATGCGCTTTAGATGAAGCGTACCACGATTTATATACTAAAAAATTAGGTGTAAAATTATACGAGTATTGGAAGCTTCAACCTAAAAATTTACCCTTAACGAATTACACAATTGGTATTGCAGAAATCCCGAAAATGATAGAGAAAATGAGGGCTATGCCTTGGCCTTTGTATAAAATCAAATTAGGTACAGCTGATGATATAGAAATAATTAAAGCCTTACGAAAAGAAACCAATGCTATTTTTCGTGTGGATGCTAATTGTGGTTGGACGGTTGAGGAAACCATTGAAAACTCGAAAATTTTTAAAGATTTAGGTGTCGAATTTATCGAACAACCTTTAAAAGCAGACGATTGGGAAGGTTGTAAGGATGTTATGAAACATTCGGTTTTACCCATTATTGCTGATGAAAGTTGTATTGAAGAAGAAGATGTTGTGAAATGTTTCAATCATTTTCATGGGGTAAATATTAAATTGATGAAATGTGGCGGATTAACACCTGGTTTGCGAATGATTAAAAAAGCAAAAGAATTAGGATTGAAAACTATGGTAGGCTGTATGACTGAATCTACAGTCGGAATTTCAGCCATTGCACATTTGTTGCCTTTATTAGATTTTGTGGATATGGATGGGGCTTTATTGTTGGAAAAAGATATTGCAACGGGTGTTTCCATTGATTTTGGAAAAACGATATATAGCAATGAAAATGGAACAGGAGCTAAATTAATGTGCCAATAA
- the hisH gene encoding imidazole glycerol phosphate synthase subunit HisH, giving the protein MKIALIDYGAGNVQSVLFALERLGYQATVTDDPNTIKKADKVIFPGVGEASSAMQMIHNKKLDTIIPALTQPVLGICLGMQLLCSSSEEGNAKGLGIFDIQIKRFSNQLKVPQMGWNTITNLKTELFKGINEEEYMYLVHSYYAPVNTYCIATTNYGINYATAIQKDNFYGVQFHPEKSGKAGEQILFNFLTI; this is encoded by the coding sequence ATGAAAATTGCACTAATAGATTATGGTGCCGGTAATGTGCAAAGTGTGCTTTTTGCACTCGAACGTTTAGGGTATCAAGCAACAGTCACAGATGATCCAAATACAATTAAAAAAGCAGATAAAGTTATTTTTCCTGGTGTTGGAGAAGCGAGCAGTGCTATGCAAATGATTCATAATAAAAAATTAGATACAATTATTCCTGCCTTAACCCAACCTGTTTTAGGGATTTGTTTAGGAATGCAATTGCTTTGTAGCTCTTCGGAAGAAGGAAATGCAAAGGGATTAGGAATATTTGATATTCAAATTAAACGTTTTTCAAACCAATTGAAAGTGCCTCAAATGGGTTGGAATACGATTACTAATTTGAAGACAGAATTATTTAAAGGCATAAATGAAGAAGAATACATGTATTTGGTTCATAGTTATTATGCACCCGTCAATACGTATTGTATTGCAACTACGAATTACGGTATTAATTATGCCACAGCCATTCAAAAAGATAATTTCTATGGAGTACAATTTCACCCTGAGAAAAGCGGTAAAGCGGGTGAACAAATCTTGTTTAATTTTTTAACTATTTAA
- the hisA gene encoding 1-(5-phosphoribosyl)-5-[(5-phosphoribosylamino)methylideneamino]imidazole-4-carboxamide isomerase, with translation MRIIPAIDIIDGKCVRLSKGDYSTQKIYNENPLEVAKEFEAHGIQYLHLVDLDGAKSNRIINYKILDQIATKTTLKIDFGGGLKSDEDLKIAFECGANQITGGSIAIKNPTVFENWIQKYGADKIILGADANNKKIAISGWLEESTQEVIPFIKNYQSKGIEYVICTDIAKDGMLEGPSFDLYQEILSETTNCKLIASGGISTFDELPKLAELGCEGTIIGKAIYEGRISLKQLENYIIN, from the coding sequence ATGAGAATTATACCTGCAATCGATATCATTGATGGAAAATGTGTACGATTATCTAAAGGAGATTATTCAACACAAAAAATATATAATGAAAACCCTTTAGAAGTAGCTAAAGAATTTGAAGCACACGGAATTCAATATTTGCATTTAGTGGATTTAGATGGGGCTAAATCCAACCGTATTATCAATTATAAAATTTTAGATCAAATAGCGACTAAAACAACTTTAAAAATTGATTTTGGCGGAGGATTAAAATCAGATGAAGATTTAAAAATTGCTTTTGAATGTGGTGCAAATCAAATTACGGGAGGTAGTATTGCAATTAAAAATCCGACTGTTTTTGAAAATTGGATTCAGAAATATGGTGCGGATAAAATTATTTTAGGTGCTGATGCAAATAATAAAAAAATAGCAATTTCAGGTTGGTTAGAAGAATCAACGCAAGAGGTTATTCCTTTTATTAAAAATTATCAAAGTAAAGGAATTGAATATGTTATCTGTACAGATATTGCTAAAGACGGCATGTTAGAAGGTCCGAGTTTTGATTTATATCAAGAAATTTTATCTGAAACAACTAATTGTAAATTGATTGCATCTGGAGGAATTTCAACATTTGATGAATTACCAAAATTAGCTGAGCTTGGTTGTGAAGGAACGATCATTGGTAAAGCAATTTACGAAGGAAGAATTAGTTTAAAACAACTAGAAAACTATATTATTAATTAA
- the hisB gene encoding bifunctional histidinol-phosphatase/imidazoleglycerol-phosphate dehydratase HisB: MAQKILFIDRDGTLVLEPENYQLDDLSKVEFYPNVFNCLNKIVNELDYELVMVTNQDGLGTVSFPEETFWPTHNFIIKAFENEGIVFKEVCIDKSFPEELAPTRKPRTGMLTNYFDSDKYDLANSFVIGDRMTDVELAKNLGLKAIYIKNDAQLGINELANDNTTLEESIALQTTQWQDIYEFLKLEKRSATIHRKTNETDIFISLQLDGTGKSRIETGLPFFNHMLDQIARHGQMDLEINVKGDLEVDEHHTIEDTAIALGEVFASALGNKLGIERYGFCLPMDDCLAQVAIDFGGRNWLVWEAVFKREMIGQLPTEMFFHFFKSFTDGAKANLNIKAEGTNEHHKIEAIFKAFAKAIKVAVKRDPNKMILPSTKGML, from the coding sequence ATGGCACAAAAAATATTATTTATAGATCGAGACGGGACTTTAGTTTTAGAGCCTGAAAATTATCAATTGGATGATTTATCTAAAGTAGAATTTTACCCAAACGTATTTAATTGTCTGAATAAAATCGTAAATGAATTGGACTATGAATTAGTAATGGTTACTAATCAAGACGGTTTAGGAACAGTTAGTTTTCCAGAGGAAACTTTTTGGCCTACGCATAATTTTATTATAAAAGCTTTTGAAAATGAAGGTATTGTGTTTAAAGAGGTTTGTATTGACAAAAGTTTTCCTGAAGAATTAGCACCTACTCGAAAACCTAGAACGGGGATGTTAACGAATTATTTTGACAGTGATAAATATGATTTAGCAAATTCATTTGTAATTGGAGATCGAATGACAGATGTTGAATTGGCTAAAAATTTAGGTTTAAAAGCCATTTATATCAAAAATGATGCTCAATTAGGTATCAATGAATTAGCTAATGACAACACAACTTTAGAAGAGTCAATTGCCTTGCAAACCACCCAATGGCAAGATATATATGAATTTTTAAAATTAGAAAAGCGAAGTGCCACGATTCATCGCAAAACAAATGAAACGGATATTTTTATTTCATTACAATTAGATGGAACTGGAAAAAGTAGAATTGAAACAGGATTACCCTTTTTTAATCATATGTTAGACCAAATTGCGCGTCACGGTCAAATGGATTTAGAAATTAACGTTAAAGGCGATTTAGAAGTGGATGAACACCATACAATTGAAGATACTGCAATAGCTTTGGGTGAAGTATTTGCTTCTGCATTGGGAAATAAATTAGGTATTGAGCGTTATGGATTCTGTTTGCCTATGGATGATTGCTTAGCTCAAGTGGCGATTGACTTTGGGGGTAGAAATTGGTTGGTTTGGGAAGCCGTTTTTAAACGTGAAATGATTGGTCAATTGCCAACAGAAATGTTTTTTCACTTTTTCAAATCCTTTACAGATGGGGCTAAAGCGAATTTGAATATAAAAGCGGAAGGAACTAATGAACATCATAAAATTGAAGCTATTTTTAAAGCTTTTGCTAAAGCAATTAAAGTAGCCGTAAAAAGAGATCCAAACAAAATGATTTTACCAAGTACAAAAGGAATGTTATGA
- a CDS encoding DUF2461 domain-containing protein, whose translation MTMLTNSTFEYLDLLKKNNNRDWFTDNKKRFEVENKNAKNFFTEVLADLEKIDSIERMQVFRIYRDVRFSKDKTPYKTHFSVGFTRTKPLLRGGMYLHIEDGGSFVGGGFWEPNNEDLYRIRKELELDASDLKELLNDEKFKFYFKNGLEGEELKTAPKNFDKNHPDIHLIRKKQFLLTRQFSNKEVLAPQFKEEVIATFAAMRPFFDYMSDVLTTDLNGESLY comes from the coding sequence ATAACTATGCTTACAAATTCCACTTTCGAATACTTAGATTTATTAAAGAAAAATAACAATCGTGACTGGTTTACCGATAATAAAAAACGATTTGAGGTTGAAAATAAAAATGCAAAAAACTTTTTTACTGAGGTATTGGCTGATTTAGAGAAAATAGATAGTATTGAAAGGATGCAAGTTTTTAGAATTTATCGTGATGTTCGTTTTTCTAAAGATAAAACGCCTTATAAAACTCATTTTTCAGTCGGATTCACAAGAACTAAACCTTTGTTACGAGGTGGAATGTATTTACATATTGAAGATGGCGGTAGCTTTGTTGGTGGTGGTTTTTGGGAACCAAATAATGAAGATTTGTATCGTATTCGAAAAGAATTAGAATTAGATGCGTCTGATTTAAAAGAACTTTTGAATGATGAAAAATTCAAATTTTATTTTAAAAATGGATTAGAAGGGGAAGAATTGAAAACGGCACCTAAAAATTTTGATAAGAATCATCCGGATATTCATTTAATACGAAAAAAACAATTTTTACTAACGCGTCAATTTAGCAATAAAGAAGTTTTAGCGCCTCAATTTAAGGAAGAAGTTATTGCTACATTTGCAGCTATGCGTCCATTTTTCGATTATATGAGTGATGTGTTAACAACCGATTTAAATGGTGAAAGTCTTTATTAA
- a CDS encoding NUDIX domain-containing protein, with protein MSTYTSKIFVTVDILVINNETEEILLIKRLNEPFKDCWALPGGFVDENEDLEAAAHRELKEETNLEVEELYQIGAFGTPGRDPRGHMISIAYLGYSNDTENTKAMDDAKELKWFNINNLPKLAFDHREIIEMAITE; from the coding sequence ATGAGTACCTATACTTCAAAAATTTTTGTAACAGTTGATATATTAGTTATTAACAATGAAACGGAAGAAATTCTTTTAATTAAACGATTAAATGAACCCTTTAAAGATTGTTGGGCTTTACCAGGAGGTTTTGTAGATGAAAATGAAGATTTAGAAGCAGCAGCTCATCGAGAATTAAAAGAAGAAACCAACTTAGAAGTAGAAGAATTATACCAAATTGGTGCTTTTGGAACACCAGGAAGAGATCCAAGAGGACACATGATTTCAATAGCATATTTGGGTTACTCAAACGATACAGAAAATACTAAAGCAATGGATGATGCAAAAGAGTTAAAATGGTTTAATATCAATAATTTACCAAAATTAGCATTTGATCATAGAGAAATTATTGAAATGGCAATTACAGAGTAA
- a CDS encoding 3'-5' exonuclease yields the protein MLGISNIFNKDYPEFWKKYTESFKFKATKYVVISLETSGIDPEKDVIMAIAATSVIGNRIIIKDSFELFIQRINENSSELTNEFITVNKFEKISENDAIVTLLNYLSNSIIIGHRVNFDIEMLDKCLSRMKLGKIRNEAYDIEAMFNKLQETNDKSYSLEHMGKALKINLSDRNSVSDDAYSIALLFLKLKDKLGIQ from the coding sequence ATGTTAGGCATTTCAAATATATTTAATAAAGATTATCCGGAATTTTGGAAAAAATATACAGAATCTTTCAAATTTAAAGCAACAAAATATGTTGTTATTAGTCTAGAAACTTCTGGTATTGATCCTGAGAAAGATGTAATTATGGCAATTGCAGCAACATCTGTAATTGGAAATCGAATTATTATCAAAGATTCATTTGAACTATTTATTCAACGAATCAATGAAAATTCTTCTGAACTTACCAATGAATTTATTACAGTCAATAAATTTGAAAAGATTTCTGAAAATGATGCCATTGTTACCTTATTAAATTATTTATCTAATTCAATTATAATAGGACATAGAGTTAATTTTGATATTGAAATGTTAGATAAATGTTTAAGTAGAATGAAGTTGGGTAAAATTAGAAATGAAGCTTATGATATTGAAGCTATGTTTAATAAGCTTCAAGAAACGAACGATAAAAGTTATTCCCTAGAACACATGGGAAAAGCATTAAAGATAAACCTGAGTGATAGAAATTCTGTATCAGATGATGCTTATTCCATTGCTTTACTTTTCCTTAAATTAAAAGATAAATTAGGAATTCAATAA
- a CDS encoding DUF3817 domain-containing protein encodes MLKIFKYTALFEGVSYLVLLANMLIIKPNNLELYKTLLKPIGMAHGVLFILYVILAFLLKEEKNWNKKDFAIILGASLLPFGTFYIDSKYLKSTN; translated from the coding sequence ATGTTAAAAATATTTAAATATACCGCACTTTTTGAAGGAGTTTCTTATTTAGTTTTATTAGCTAATATGTTAATAATCAAACCAAATAATCTAGAATTATATAAGACACTATTGAAACCTATTGGTATGGCTCATGGTGTGTTATTTATTTTATATGTAATTTTAGCTTTTCTTTTAAAAGAAGAAAAAAACTGGAATAAAAAAGACTTTGCAATCATTCTTGGGGCTTCCCTACTTCCTTTTGGAACTTTTTATATTGATTCAAAATACTTAAAATCAACAAATTAA
- a CDS encoding mechanosensitive ion channel family protein, which produces MKLYDIAEPILKNLEVSPTLSLYINLVVNLIILGIIAYILDYVFKKILIVCLAVVAIRTKSSFDDFLVANKTAKYMAHLVPLYYISKKVPLVLDKFVYWESLFTKLVKFNIIILSILILRSILNALRDYLKLQPKYKDKPIDSYVQVIMITMWIYAFISFILILFDTTKTTLLTTFGSVSAVIILIFRDTILGFVASIQVTVNDMVRIGDWITVEKYGADGDVEEINLATVKVRNFDNTTSTIPTYSLISDSFRNWRGMINSDGRRIKRHILIKGGSVRFLKDEELEHLKRIQFISTYIDKRKQDIDKFNSSNQIDKSLSINGRNLTNLGLFRKYIQQYILSHPGINKDMLLMVRYLQPTEKGIPLEIYCFSKDKKWENYEYIMADIFDHVIASIKYFDLELFELQPAKNQDDFTL; this is translated from the coding sequence ATGAAGTTATACGATATAGCTGAACCCATTTTAAAAAACTTAGAAGTTAGTCCAACACTATCTTTATATATAAATTTAGTAGTTAATTTAATCATTCTAGGTATAATTGCTTATATACTCGATTATGTTTTTAAAAAAATATTAATTGTGTGTTTGGCAGTGGTGGCTATTCGAACGAAATCGAGTTTTGATGATTTTTTGGTTGCCAACAAAACCGCCAAGTATATGGCGCACTTGGTTCCTTTGTATTACATTAGTAAAAAAGTGCCGCTAGTATTAGACAAATTTGTGTATTGGGAATCACTTTTTACAAAATTGGTCAAATTCAATATCATTATTTTATCCATTTTAATTTTACGTAGTATTTTAAACGCTTTACGTGATTATTTAAAATTGCAACCTAAATATAAAGACAAACCTATTGACAGTTATGTTCAAGTGATCATGATTACGATGTGGATTTATGCTTTCATTTCGTTCATTTTAATTTTATTTGATACTACAAAAACGACTTTATTAACCACCTTTGGTTCGGTCTCTGCCGTTATTATTTTAATTTTTAGAGATACGATTCTTGGTTTTGTAGCAAGTATTCAAGTAACTGTAAATGATATGGTTAGAATTGGCGATTGGATAACCGTTGAAAAATATGGCGCTGATGGTGATGTTGAAGAAATAAATTTAGCTACAGTAAAGGTTCGTAATTTTGATAATACCACTTCTACAATTCCTACGTATAGTCTAATTTCCGATAGTTTTAGAAATTGGCGCGGTATGATTAATTCTGATGGTAGAAGAATTAAACGTCATATTTTAATTAAAGGTGGATCGGTACGTTTTTTAAAAGATGAGGAATTAGAACACTTAAAACGAATTCAATTTATTTCAACCTATATTGATAAGAGAAAACAGGATATTGACAAGTTTAATAGTAGTAACCAAATAGATAAGTCTTTATCAATCAATGGTCGTAATCTTACCAATCTTGGTTTATTTAGAAAATATATTCAACAATATATTCTTTCTCATCCTGGAATAAATAAAGATATGTTGTTGATGGTACGTTATTTACAACCTACTGAAAAAGGAATCCCATTAGAAATCTATTGTTTTAGTAAAGATAAAAAATGGGAAAACTACGAATATATAATGGCCGACATTTTTGATCATGTAATTGCCTCAATCAAATATTTTGATTTGGAATTATTTGAATTACAACCCGCCAAAAATCAAGACGATTTTACTCTGTAA
- the hisF gene encoding imidazole glycerol phosphate synthase subunit HisF codes for MLTKRIIPCLDIKNGRTVKGVNFLELRDAGDPVELAKKYADTGADELVFLDISATEERRKTLIDLVRKVAASINIPFTVGGGISSVEDVDFLLRNGADKVSINSSAVQNPDLINQIAAKYGSQCTVVAVDAKEINGEWMVHLVGGKVPTEIKLFDWVVEVEKRGAGEILFTSMNNDGTKNGFANEALAQISQLVNIPIIASGGAGTMQHFADAFTHGKADAALAASVFHYNEIAIPDLKQFLKQQNIEIRI; via the coding sequence ATGCTTACAAAAAGAATAATCCCTTGCCTTGACATTAAAAACGGTCGAACCGTTAAAGGTGTCAACTTTTTAGAACTTCGAGATGCTGGAGATCCGGTAGAATTAGCCAAAAAATATGCCGATACTGGGGCTGATGAATTAGTCTTTTTAGATATTTCAGCAACCGAAGAACGCAGAAAAACATTAATTGATTTAGTTCGAAAAGTCGCTGCAAGTATTAACATACCTTTCACTGTTGGTGGGGGTATTTCTTCTGTTGAAGATGTTGATTTTTTACTGCGCAACGGTGCTGATAAAGTTTCCATTAATTCTTCTGCGGTACAAAATCCCGATTTAATTAATCAAATTGCAGCAAAATATGGAAGTCAATGTACAGTAGTTGCTGTGGACGCCAAAGAAATTAATGGAGAATGGATGGTGCATTTGGTTGGGGGTAAAGTTCCAACCGAAATTAAACTTTTTGATTGGGTTGTAGAAGTTGAAAAAAGAGGCGCAGGTGAAATTTTATTTACATCAATGAATAATGATGGTACTAAAAACGGATTTGCCAATGAAGCATTAGCTCAAATTTCACAATTGGTAAATATTCCCATTATTGCCAGTGGAGGCGCAGGAACCATGCAACATTTTGCAGATGCATTTACACATGGTAAAGCAGATGCCGCCTTAGCAGCTAGTGTTTTTCATTACAATGAAATTGCTATTCCAGATCTTAAACAGTTTTTAAAACAACAAAATATTGAAATTAGAATTTAA
- a CDS encoding acyl-CoA thioesterase, protein MRFHTRKWVKPEDLNANGTLFGGKLLAWIDEEAALYSIVQLENPKVVTKYMSEINFMSAAKQGDIVEIGIDVVKFGTSSLVLRSEVRNMMTREKIITIENITMVNLDEQGKPKPHGKTQIEFVEDRLGNVE, encoded by the coding sequence ATGAGATTTCATACACGAAAATGGGTAAAACCAGAAGATTTAAATGCCAACGGAACACTTTTTGGAGGAAAATTATTGGCATGGATAGACGAAGAAGCAGCATTATATTCTATTGTACAGTTAGAAAATCCAAAAGTGGTTACTAAATACATGAGTGAAATTAATTTCATGAGTGCAGCTAAACAAGGCGATATAGTCGAAATTGGCATTGATGTTGTGAAGTTTGGAACTTCTTCATTAGTGCTTCGTTCAGAGGTTAGAAACATGATGACACGTGAAAAAATAATTACTATTGAAAATATTACAATGGTAAATTTAGACGAACAAGGCAAACCAAAACCACATGGAAAAACACAAATTGAATTTGTAGAAGATCGTTTAGGAAATGTTGAATAA